CCGTCGTCGTCCTCAGCGGGACACTTCTCGGACCGACCGTCGACGCCGACGCCGACCGGTACGCCGGCGACGAGCGATTCGACGGTACCCCCGTCTTCGTCGGGTGCGGTGCGGACGACGCGCGCGTCGACGCGGGGCGCGTGCGAGACACGGCCGACGTCTTCCGGTCGCTGGGCGCCGACGTGACGGAACGCCGCTACGACGGCGTCGGCCACGAGGTAACCGACGACGAGTTCGAGTACGTAGACGCGTTACTGGCCGGACTCGTCGGGGATCGAGACCCGGGATGACCGAGCGCGGTCGAGGAAACGCACGCCCCGTCTGGACGGCGGCCGGAGCATCGGTCTCGGTCACTGTCCCGCGGCCGCGTTGAACAGGGCCGTGTCGGCGTAAGACGTCCAGCGAACGATCTTCCCGTCCTCGAAGTCGAAGACGTGCGCGCCTCGGAACTCGACGGACCTCCCGGTTTCGCTGGACGTGCCGCTCCACGTGATGAGCGCGACGACCGTGTCGCCGCCGTCGACGAACCGCTCCGGAACAACCGAGACGTCCGTCCAGTCGTTCGCCAGGCCGGCGAAGAGGTTCTCGATTATCTCGTCCCGTCCCCGAAACGTTCCGCCGCCGACGATTCCCTCGGGTTCGCGGAGTTCGATGTCGGCGTCCCATCCGGCGGTGGCGGCGTCAAGGTCACCCTCGGCGAACGACTCGTACAGGTTCGCTGCGGTCTCGACGTTACCTCTCGCGTGTGAGTTGGCCATGGCGATACTCGACATATCCTACGACGCCAGCGACGATATACCCGGCACCACTCGCCCGGACGCCGCCCCCCTCCGACACGAGAACCCCGACCGACCGACGGCCCGCGTGCGGAGGGGGCGCGCGTTCGCTTCCGACGAGGTCGCTCCGTGGTTCTGTCGACGCGTCGGCGGGTATATGACCTCAGAGAGCGTACTACACCCGTGTCTACCCGGAGAGCAGCGGGGCTCTTTCTGTTCATGGGGGTCGCGTTCGGCGCCGCCTTCCCCGCGATCAAGGCCGGACTAGCCGACGCGCCGCCGCTTTTGTTCGCAGCGCTGCGGTACGACTTGGCGGCGCTGCTGTTGCTCGCCTACGCCGCGTTCGTTTTGGGAGACTGGCGACCCCGCCGGCGCGCCGACTGGCTGGCCGTCCTCGCCGGAGGCGTGCTGTTCTTCGGGTCCTCGGGTTTCCTCTACCTCGGTCAGCAGTACACGACTGCCGGCGTCTCGGCGATCATCTACAGTCTCGGCCCCATCCTGACGGTCGTCTTCGCGTGGGTGCTGTTACCCGCCGAGCGCCTCTCTCGACGGGCGCTGGTCGGCGTTCTCGTCGGTCTGGCGGGCGTCGCCCTCGTCGTTCGCCCCACTCCCGAGGCGCTGTTCAGCGACGGCTTCCGGGGGAAACTGCTGGTGCTGGCGGCCATTACGGGCGTCACGCTCGGGTCTATCGCGATTCGAAAGAGCGGGTCGCACATGCCCGCAGCGACGACGACGGGCCTCTCGTTGGCCCTGGGTGGTGTGGTGCTCCACGCCGGGAGTCTCCTGTCGGGCGAACCCCAGGCCGTCAGACTCACTCCGACGTTCGTTGGCTCCTACCTCTACCTCGCGGTGGTCGCCACCACGATGGCCTTCGTGGCGTACTTCTCGCTGCTCGACCGGGTCGGCCCTCACCAGGCGAATCTCGTGGTCTACGTCGTCCCCGTCGTCGCCACCGTCGTCGGGTGGGCCTGGCTCGGCGAGCGCCTGCCCGCGGTCACGCTGGCCGGGTTCGCGGTGATATTCTGCGGGTTCCTCGTCGTCAAGTGGCCAGAGCTGTCCCGGAGCGCCCGGAAGGCCGTACTCCGAACGCGGAGTCGGCGCGCTTAGCGCCGATTCGGTCGCTCCAGTCGGGTTCGATGCGTCAGTGAGACGGCGGAGAGACGAGCGCCGGAACAGCGGTTCTCTCGGTGCAGCCGCTGGGAACGGTCGAGCGAGCGCCTCAGCGAGGCCAAAGTAATCGAGCGCGGCGACCGCTACGCGGGTTGGCCGGGACCGGACGGGTCGCGGTCCTCGTCGCCGTCCCCGCGGTTGAGAATCGCGTCTCGGATGCGGTCGAACACCGATTCGTCCGCACTGACGTGTGATACGTCCACATTCGACATAG
This genomic stretch from Halogeometricum sp. S1BR25-6 harbors:
- a CDS encoding DMT family transporter, whose translation is MSTRRAAGLFLFMGVAFGAAFPAIKAGLADAPPLLFAALRYDLAALLLLAYAAFVLGDWRPRRRADWLAVLAGGVLFFGSSGFLYLGQQYTTAGVSAIIYSLGPILTVVFAWVLLPAERLSRRALVGVLVGLAGVALVVRPTPEALFSDGFRGKLLVLAAITGVTLGSIAIRKSGSHMPAATTTGLSLALGGVVLHAGSLLSGEPQAVRLTPTFVGSYLYLAVVATTMAFVAYFSLLDRVGPHQANLVVYVVPVVATVVGWAWLGERLPAVTLAGFAVIFCGFLVVKWPELSRSARKAVLRTRSRRA
- a CDS encoding nuclear transport factor 2 family protein gives rise to the protein MANSHARGNVETAANLYESFAEGDLDAATAGWDADIELREPEGIVGGGTFRGRDEIIENLFAGLANDWTDVSVVPERFVDGGDTVVALITWSGTSSETGRSVEFRGAHVFDFEDGKIVRWTSYADTALFNAAAGQ